In the Schistosoma mansoni, WGS project CABG00000000 data, supercontig 0254, strain Puerto Rico, whole genome shotgun sequence genome, one interval contains:
- a CDS encoding tropomyosin, putative — protein MVSVSMISAKLSDLHDNITKLSHELDLKCKEKESQRSFVKKLDSEIKDKHRFLDSLEQKREQHEKAIRVNAERLSELQKSAAECQKAHESLEKRLESQEQSIRSLEDEVNEAQSLAKSSAQVYDETLKLLQEKLEILEKYDRKEESLTKTIKELREEANLHGNRLRRVEAQGNEANKRMEILEEKIRGLTEQINFATQRALHAEEESENLAGELTILEDEANEWNEKSSNVQEQINMVRITISEA, from the exons ATGGTCTCGGTCAGTATGATAAGTGCTAAACTATCAGACCTACATGACAACATTACGAAATTGTCCCATGAATTGGACCTCAAATGTAAGGAAAAGGAGTCCCAAAGAAGTTTTGTTAAGAAG CTTGACTCAGAAATCAAAGATAAACATAGGTTTCTAGATAGTTTAGAACAAAAACGTGAACAGCATGAAAAAGCTATTAGAGTCAATGCTGAGCGCCTATCTGAGCTTCAAAAATCAGCTGCTGAGTGTCAAAA AGCACATGAATCTTTAGAAAAACGACTAGAAAGTCAAGAACAATCAATTCGGTCTCTCGAAGACGAAGTTAATGAGGCACAAAGTCTCGCGAAGTCTTCAGCTCAAGTTTACGATGAG ACTCTCAAGCTACTACAAGAAAAGTTGGAGATTTTGGAAAAATATGATCGGAAAGAAGAATCTCTTACCAA GACTATCAAGGAGTTGAGAGAGGAAGCTAATTTGCATGGGAACAGACTACGTCGCGTTGAGGCACAAGGAAACGAG GCAAATAAACGCATGGAAATACTGGAAGAAAAAATCAGGGGACTGACAGAACAAATTAATTTT gcTACTCAACGAGCTCTTCATGCAGAAGAAGAATCTGAAAATCTAGCCGGTGAATTAACAATTCTAGAAG ATGAAGCAAATGAATGGAATGAGAAATCAAGTAATGTTCAAGAACAAATTAACATGGTTCGAATCACTATTAGTGAAGCTTAA